A genomic segment from Diospyros lotus cultivar Yz01 chromosome 5, ASM1463336v1, whole genome shotgun sequence encodes:
- the LOC127802453 gene encoding flavanone 3-dioxygenase 3-like: MEPIRNSFTSAMTLARMGVPHIPSRFVLPPSQRPNPSIPAAAMPVIDISGLHDPAHRPHVIHQVGLACKELGFFQVINHGIPSSLMKDAMDVGAEFFELADEEKKHLVSDDVHHPVRYGTSLNHVKDKVHFWRDFIKHYSHPLSSWIHLWPSNPPTYKEKMGSYAVAVQGLHKQLIGAVFDSLGLRADYLEEDIEQGSQVMAVNFYPACPEPELTLGLPPHSDYGALTILAQTHQGLQIMDHAQSWHFVPATEGALVVQMGDQMEVISNGRYKSMLHRATVNFEKKRLSIASLHSLALEKKVGPAPELVDDQHGSGYKEASFGGFLKHISGNEFTKLGRYIETLKMSPHEDEV; this comes from the exons ATGGAGCCAATAAGGAATTCGTTTACCAGTGCCATGACACTAGCCAGGATGGGCGTTCCCCACATCCCAAGCCGCTTTGTTCTGCCGCCGTCCCAGAGGCCAAACCCTAGCATTCCCGCCGCCGCCATGCCCGTCATTGATATTTCCGGTCTGCATGACCCAGCTCACAGGCCTCACGTAATCCACCAAGTTGGCTTGGCCTGCAAGGAACTTGGTTTTTTCCAG GTGATTAACCATGGCATTCCTTCATCATTGATGAAGGATGCGATGGATGTCGGGGCGGAGTTCTTCGAGTTGGCAGACGAGGAAAAGAAGCATCTTGTGTCGGATGATGTTCATCACCCTGTAAGATATGGCACAAGCCTGAATCATGTCAAGGACAAAGTTCATTTCTGGAGGGATTTCATCAAGCATTACTCCCATCCACTCTCCTCTTGGATCCATCTCTGGCCATCCAATCCACCAACCTACAA GGAGAAGATGGGTAGCTATGCAGTGGCAGTGCAGGGGCTGCACAAGCAACTAATAGGAGCAGTGTTTGACAGCTTAGGGCTAAGGGCTGATTACTTGGAAGAAGACATTGAGCAAGGCTCCCAAGTCATGGCCGTGAACTTCTACCCAGCCTGCCCGGAGCCGGAGCTGACGCTCGGGCTGCCGCCCCACTCCGACTACGGAGCCCTAACCATCTTAGCCCAGACCCACCAAGGCCTCCAAATCATGGACCATGCCCAGAGCTGGCATTTTGTCCCAGCCACAGAAGGTGCCCTAGTAGTGCAGATGGGGGACCAAATGGAGGTGATCAGCAATGGGAGATACAAGAGTATGCTTCACAGAGCAACTGTGAACTTCGAGAAGAAGAGGCTGTCAATAGCCAGCCTCCACAGCCTGGCGCTGGAGAAGAAGGTCGGTCCAGCGCCGGAGCTGGTGGATGACCAGCACGGCTCGGGGTACAAAGAGGCCAGCTTCGGTGGCTTTCTGAAACACATTTCTGGGAATGAATTCACCAAGCTGGGAAGGTACATAGAGACTTTGAAGATGAGCCCCCATGAAGACGAAGTTTAG